Proteins encoded together in one Kutzneria kofuensis window:
- a CDS encoding AMP-binding protein, whose protein sequence is MVALPAYASGTSDVPLLGDTIGANLDRTVATFGEREALVDCASGRRWTYGELAADVDAVALGLQRLGVAKGDRVGIWAPNCAEWVLTQYATAKLGAILVNINPAYRVHELEFVLNQAEVATLIATPAFKTSDYEAMIDEVRPNCPALRTVLLIGRPEWTDMVERGRAAERESLTLIKLSPDDPINIQYTSGTTGFPKGATLSHHNILNNGYFVGELCGYTEHDRVCIPVPFYHCFGMVMGNLGATTHGACMVVPAPAFDPKSTLDAVQAERCTSLYGVPTMFIAELSLPDFENYDLSSLRTGIMAGSPCPVEVMKQVIDRMGMADVTICYGMTETSPVSTQTRADDTLDRRVSTVGRVHPHLEVKIVDPATGLTAARGEQGELCTRGYSVMLGYWAQPDKTAEVIDAARWMHTGDLAVMDDYGYVAITGRIKDMVIRGGENIYPREVEEFLYTHPDVLDAQVIGVPDERYGEELMAWIRMRPGAEPITVEQVRGFCAGKLAHYKIPRYVHVVDEFPMTVTGKIRKVEMRERAAEILRANQTNGG, encoded by the coding sequence ATGGTCGCGCTGCCTGCTTACGCCTCGGGAACCTCGGACGTGCCGCTGCTCGGCGACACCATCGGCGCCAACCTGGACCGCACGGTGGCCACCTTCGGCGAGCGGGAGGCGCTGGTGGACTGCGCCTCGGGTCGAAGGTGGACGTACGGCGAGCTGGCGGCGGACGTGGACGCGGTGGCGCTGGGGCTGCAACGGCTGGGCGTGGCCAAGGGCGACCGGGTGGGGATCTGGGCGCCGAACTGCGCGGAATGGGTGCTGACGCAGTACGCCACGGCGAAGCTGGGGGCGATCCTGGTCAACATCAACCCGGCCTACCGGGTGCACGAGCTGGAATTCGTGCTGAACCAGGCGGAAGTGGCCACGTTGATCGCGACGCCGGCGTTCAAGACGTCGGACTACGAGGCGATGATCGACGAGGTGAGGCCGAACTGCCCGGCGCTGCGGACGGTGCTGCTGATCGGACGTCCGGAGTGGACGGACATGGTGGAGCGCGGGCGGGCGGCGGAGCGGGAGTCGCTGACGTTGATCAAGCTCTCGCCGGACGACCCGATCAACATCCAGTACACGTCGGGCACCACGGGCTTCCCCAAGGGCGCGACGTTGTCGCACCACAACATCCTCAACAACGGCTACTTCGTGGGCGAGCTCTGCGGGTACACGGAGCATGATCGCGTCTGCATCCCGGTGCCCTTCTACCACTGCTTCGGCATGGTGATGGGAAACCTCGGCGCCACCACCCACGGCGCGTGCATGGTGGTGCCCGCGCCGGCGTTCGACCCGAAGTCCACATTGGACGCGGTGCAGGCCGAGCGCTGCACCTCGCTCTACGGCGTGCCGACGATGTTCATCGCCGAGCTCTCGCTGCCGGACTTCGAGAACTACGACCTGTCCAGCCTGCGCACCGGCATCATGGCCGGCTCGCCGTGCCCGGTCGAGGTGATGAAGCAGGTCATCGACCGGATGGGCATGGCGGACGTGACCATCTGCTACGGCATGACGGAGACCTCGCCGGTGTCCACGCAGACCCGCGCCGACGACACGCTCGACCGCCGGGTGTCCACGGTCGGCCGGGTGCACCCGCACCTGGAGGTCAAGATCGTCGACCCGGCGACCGGCCTCACGGCGGCCCGCGGCGAGCAGGGGGAGCTGTGCACCCGCGGCTACTCGGTGATGCTCGGCTACTGGGCCCAGCCGGACAAGACGGCCGAGGTGATCGACGCGGCCCGCTGGATGCACACTGGCGACCTCGCGGTGATGGACGACTACGGCTACGTCGCGATCACCGGCCGGATCAAGGACATGGTGATCCGGGGCGGCGAGAACATCTACCCGCGCGAGGTGGAGGAGTTCCTCTACACCCACCCGGACGTCCTGGACGCGCAGGTGATCGGCGTGCCGGACGAGCGCTACGGCGAGGAGCTGATGGCGTGGATCCGGATGCGCCCCGGCGCCGAGCCGATCACCGTCGAGCAGGTCCGCGGCTTCTGCGCCGGAAAGCTGGCGCACTACAAGATTCCCCGCTACGTGCACGTGGTCGACGAGTTCCCGATGACGGTGACGGGCAAGATCCGCAAGGTCGAGATGCGGGAGCGGGCGGCGGAGATCCTCCGGGCGAACCAGACGAACGGCGGGTAG
- a CDS encoding HAD-IIA family hydrolase: MAWNYLMDMDGVLVHEEHIIAGADQFLGELRDQGIPFMLLTNNSIYTPRDLRARLLRTGLDVPESSIWTSALATAKFLDTQRPGGSAYVIGEAGLTTALHSIGYVLTDSDPDYVVLGETRTYSFEAITKAIRLVDGGARFIATNPDETGPSREGLLPATGSVAALIARATGREPYYVGKPNPLMMRSALRAIGAHSENTLMIGDRMDTDVRSGLEAGLQTILVLSGISGADTAERFPYRPTLVIDSIAELVGRAADPFKRD, encoded by the coding sequence ATGGCCTGGAACTACCTGATGGACATGGACGGTGTGCTGGTTCACGAGGAGCACATCATCGCCGGCGCGGACCAGTTCCTCGGCGAGCTCCGGGACCAGGGCATCCCGTTCATGCTCCTGACCAACAACTCCATCTACACCCCTCGCGACCTGCGGGCCCGCCTGCTGCGGACCGGCCTGGACGTGCCCGAGTCGTCCATCTGGACCTCGGCGCTGGCCACCGCGAAGTTCCTGGACACCCAGCGGCCCGGCGGCTCCGCGTACGTCATCGGCGAGGCCGGGCTGACCACCGCGCTGCACTCGATCGGGTACGTGCTCACCGACAGCGACCCGGACTACGTCGTCCTCGGCGAGACGCGGACGTACAGCTTCGAGGCCATCACCAAGGCCATTCGGCTGGTCGACGGCGGTGCGCGGTTCATAGCCACCAACCCCGACGAGACCGGGCCCAGCCGGGAGGGGCTGCTGCCCGCCACCGGCTCCGTCGCCGCGCTGATCGCCCGGGCCACCGGCCGTGAGCCGTATTACGTCGGCAAGCCCAATCCGCTGATGATGCGCTCCGCGCTGCGGGCCATCGGCGCCCATTCCGAGAACACGCTCATGATCGGCGACCGGATGGACACCGACGTGCGGTCGGGTCTGGAGGCCGGCCTGCAGACCATTCTGGTCCTTTCCGGCATTTCCGGCGCGGACACCGCCGAACGCTTCCCGTACCGGCCGACCCTGGTGATCGACTCCATCGCCGAGCTCGTCGGCCGCGCCGCCGATCCGTTCAAGCGCGACTAG
- a CDS encoding metallophosphoesterase: MGDDERDGSVFVVGDVHGHLSELITALHSAGLTTPEGQWSGGRHRLWFLGDFVDRGPDGIGVIELVMRLADQADRAGGFVGSLLGNHEVLLLGMHLFGDTPVPSDYGFRSFARSWHLNGGQLNDQTRLTDRHVRWLTDRPVAVVVDDHLLLHSDTTAYLSWGDSVDEVNAAVRAILHSRDLADWWDCWHKMTTRFAFRGATGAQTADEIMGKFGGKRIVHGHSIIADQLGIEPEQVDGPLSYADGKVLAVDGGLFDGGPCLVVEL; this comes from the coding sequence GTGGGCGACGACGAACGAGACGGGTCGGTGTTCGTGGTCGGAGATGTCCATGGCCACCTCTCCGAGCTCATCACCGCACTTCACTCCGCCGGGCTGACCACCCCCGAGGGCCAGTGGTCCGGCGGCCGGCACCGCCTGTGGTTCCTCGGCGACTTCGTCGACCGGGGCCCGGACGGCATCGGCGTCATCGAACTCGTCATGCGCCTGGCCGACCAGGCCGACCGCGCCGGCGGCTTCGTCGGCTCGCTGCTCGGCAACCACGAGGTGCTGCTGCTCGGCATGCACCTGTTCGGCGACACCCCGGTGCCCTCCGACTACGGCTTCCGCAGCTTCGCGCGCAGCTGGCACCTCAACGGCGGGCAGCTCAACGACCAGACTCGCCTCACCGACCGGCACGTGCGGTGGCTCACCGACCGGCCCGTGGCCGTAGTCGTCGACGACCACCTGCTCCTGCACTCCGACACCACGGCGTATCTCTCCTGGGGCGACTCTGTCGACGAGGTCAACGCCGCCGTGCGGGCCATCCTGCACAGCCGGGACCTCGCCGACTGGTGGGACTGCTGGCACAAGATGACCACCCGCTTCGCCTTCCGCGGCGCCACCGGCGCCCAGACCGCCGACGAGATCATGGGCAAGTTCGGCGGCAAGCGGATCGTGCACGGCCACAGCATCATCGCCGACCAGCTGGGCATCGAGCCGGAGCAGGTGGACGGGCCGCTGTCCTACGCCGACGGCAAGGTGCTGGCGGTGGACGGCGGCCTGTTCGACGGCGGGCCGTGCTTGGTGGTCGAGCTCTGA